In Persicimonas caeni, a single window of DNA contains:
- a CDS encoding tetratricopeptide repeat protein — translation MQINIQLIMQQGWTRSVLAVLFVGLIAAASTGCEPSPKEKLSAAQVAVMNEKPDEAEKYLKEVLEAEPENFTAKRKMGEVEQLRGNYVKAEEQYKSLWDAQGFGKEGAELSTKQESQKALLQENMLKLYEDWAESIDPSESPDKYIEVVKKGLEINPKKTRLNTMLVTAYENQAKKLVEQGKKLEAAAVYEKIPQLYTSSKKRSNAEERATNLRFEANKEQMLGYFNEKAKPELQKEDRYDAENKTIKVSVEKSLDSDMEALAEKAIEKSQGKKVDLKRRSAQHAAIICDIAMRQEVLVPSVEKAIVEATGIPAESDFSKMRVPASVNKGVKIEAGRRDCKLTAALPLDAVLKMGFEVKQQTEKAKAEGEGKEADKAESGAKAEADEAGDKK, via the coding sequence ATGCAGATCAACATACAGCTCATCATGCAGCAAGGCTGGACCCGCTCGGTGCTCGCCGTCCTTTTCGTCGGACTGATTGCCGCGGCGTCGACCGGTTGCGAGCCGAGCCCCAAAGAGAAGCTGAGCGCCGCTCAGGTCGCCGTGATGAACGAGAAGCCGGACGAGGCCGAGAAGTACCTCAAAGAGGTGCTCGAAGCCGAGCCGGAGAACTTCACCGCCAAGCGCAAGATGGGCGAGGTCGAGCAGCTTCGCGGCAACTACGTCAAGGCCGAGGAGCAGTACAAGTCGCTGTGGGACGCCCAGGGCTTTGGCAAAGAGGGCGCCGAACTGTCGACCAAGCAGGAGAGCCAGAAGGCACTCCTGCAGGAGAATATGCTCAAGCTCTATGAGGACTGGGCCGAGTCGATCGATCCGTCCGAGAGCCCCGACAAGTATATCGAGGTGGTCAAAAAGGGCCTCGAGATCAACCCCAAGAAGACCCGCCTGAACACCATGCTCGTCACCGCGTACGAGAATCAGGCCAAGAAGCTCGTCGAGCAGGGCAAGAAGCTCGAGGCGGCCGCGGTCTACGAAAAGATCCCGCAGCTCTACACCAGCTCCAAGAAGCGCAGCAACGCCGAGGAGCGCGCCACGAACCTTCGCTTCGAGGCCAACAAAGAGCAGATGCTCGGCTACTTCAACGAGAAGGCCAAGCCCGAGCTGCAGAAAGAGGACCGCTACGACGCCGAGAACAAGACCATCAAAGTCAGCGTCGAGAAGTCGCTCGACAGTGACATGGAAGCGCTGGCCGAGAAGGCCATCGAGAAGAGCCAGGGCAAGAAGGTCGACCTGAAGCGTCGCAGCGCCCAGCACGCCGCGATCATCTGCGACATCGCCATGCGCCAGGAAGTCCTGGTCCCGTCGGTCGAAAAGGCCATCGTCGAGGCCACCGGCATCCCCGCCGAGTCCGACTTCTCGAAGATGCGCGTGCCCGCCAGCGTCAACAAGGGCGTCAAGATCGAGGCCGGCCGCCGCGACTGCAAGCTGACCGCCGCCTTGCCGCTCGACGCGGTGCTCAAGATGGGCTTCGAGGTCAAGCAGCAGACCGAAAAGGCCAAAGCCGAGGGCGAGGGTAAGGAGGCCGACAAGGCCGAGTCGGGCGCCAAGGCCGAAGCCGACGAGGCCGGCGACAAGAAGTAG
- a CDS encoding YIP1 family protein has product MTTSQRHADHRTCSHHEGAPAIAICTECGGDICAACHGSDLRGYCICSVCREKFAPPTTPWEDPNEDYSPRAFARTLVDVVTSPRTFFQNVRFSGSWGPAVAFGLLCLGVGLLFSTGWQMLFFEQYQELINTVAEQSGATFDMARVALFVAVPIRAVLIFMAHVGIFHLATRLAGGHSSFSLSARIVGYASAGYAFLLIPPIAEFPLGHFLSIIWVFNIEIGALRMYFRMGIWRAMFVVMATLMLLLPFGF; this is encoded by the coding sequence GTGACTACCTCCCAGCGACACGCTGACCACAGAACGTGTTCGCACCATGAAGGCGCGCCGGCTATCGCCATCTGCACCGAGTGCGGTGGCGATATCTGCGCCGCCTGTCATGGGAGCGACCTTCGCGGCTATTGCATCTGCAGTGTGTGCCGCGAGAAGTTCGCGCCTCCCACGACCCCGTGGGAGGATCCGAACGAGGACTACTCACCGCGCGCCTTCGCGCGCACCCTCGTCGACGTGGTCACCTCCCCGAGAACCTTTTTCCAAAACGTGCGCTTTTCGGGCTCCTGGGGCCCGGCGGTGGCCTTCGGGTTGCTGTGCCTGGGCGTCGGGCTCTTGTTCAGCACCGGCTGGCAGATGCTCTTCTTCGAGCAGTACCAGGAGCTGATCAACACCGTCGCCGAGCAATCGGGCGCCACCTTCGACATGGCGCGCGTGGCGCTGTTTGTCGCTGTGCCCATCCGCGCGGTGCTCATCTTCATGGCCCACGTGGGGATCTTTCACCTGGCGACCCGACTCGCCGGCGGCCACTCCAGCTTCAGCCTGAGCGCGCGCATCGTCGGATACGCCAGCGCCGGCTACGCCTTTTTGCTCATCCCTCCCATCGCCGAGTTTCCCCTCGGCCACTTCCTGTCGATCATCTGGGTCTTCAACATCGAGATCGGCGCCCTGCGCATGTATTTCCGCATGGGCATCTGGCGCGCGATGTTCGTGGTGATGGCGACGTTGATGTTGTTGTTGCCGTTTGGGTTTTGA
- the smpB gene encoding SsrA-binding protein SmpB, translated as MGDDNIKIITRNRKARHNYYVDEEYEAGLKLVGSEVKSLREGKVQLKDAYARFENHELYLVNAHIPPYSHGTHENHEPERDRKLLMHRRELNRLENKVETAGYTLIPLALYFKGSHVKVELGLAKGKKLFDKRHELKKKQHKREMAREHARQHDRRSSDY; from the coding sequence ATGGGCGACGACAACATCAAAATCATCACCCGCAATCGTAAGGCCCGCCACAACTACTATGTGGACGAGGAGTACGAGGCGGGCCTCAAGCTCGTGGGCAGCGAGGTCAAGAGCCTGCGCGAGGGCAAGGTACAGCTCAAGGACGCCTACGCGCGCTTCGAGAACCACGAGCTGTACCTTGTCAACGCCCATATCCCGCCGTACTCGCACGGCACTCACGAGAACCACGAGCCCGAGCGCGACCGCAAGCTCTTGATGCACCGGCGCGAGCTCAACCGGCTCGAGAACAAGGTCGAGACCGCCGGCTACACGCTCATCCCCCTGGCGCTGTACTTCAAGGGGAGCCACGTGAAGGTCGAGCTCGGCCTGGCCAAGGGTAAAAAGCTGTTCGACAAGCGCCACGAGCTCAAAAAGAAGCAACACAAGCGCGAGATGGCCCGCGAGCACGCTCGCCAGCACGATCGGCGCTCGTCGGATTATTGA
- the ffh gene encoding signal recognition particle protein, which produces MFDVVAKGFRDVRNRFEGKREITEENIDDALKDIRMAMLEADVNFRIAKKFIKQVKEKAIGEVVKVKAKANEKVEVTPGDHFVKICHDELEGLLGPVDTSIVFSNPRLGPTKIMMVGLQGSGKTTTTGKLAKYLMEREGKRPLLVGADVYRPAAIEQLRQLAERIDVPVHAREGADPVEVCKEALKIAEDKDRDIILFDTAGRLAVDDVLMEELEQIIDTTKPENIFLVADAMIGQDAVNTAKEFNDRLEVDGFIMTKLDGDARGGAALSIKEVTGKPIKFIGVGEKLDDLEEFRPEGLANRILGFGDVMGLMDRFERTLSDEEAQRAEKDAMRMLSGEFDFNDFYNQLEQISKMGSMSELMEMMPFFGGGLPDDVAVDDSELGKIRAIIQSMTDKEKTNPDLLTKQPNRVRRIAKGSGSEQEKVEQVIQQFNMMRGMMQQFSNMGGGFLNKIPGFKQLNAMRQMKDMDIGSLMGDLLGGGGGGGQSQGGGLPGMGGMNLPPGYTPPSHHRQAMDGSNSKSMSRNKRKRKRKKTRRRKRKKDDKK; this is translated from the coding sequence ATGTTTGACGTTGTCGCGAAGGGTTTTCGCGACGTACGCAATCGCTTCGAGGGGAAGCGGGAGATCACCGAAGAGAATATCGACGACGCCCTCAAAGACATCCGCATGGCGATGCTCGAGGCGGACGTCAACTTCCGCATCGCCAAAAAATTCATCAAGCAGGTCAAGGAAAAGGCCATCGGCGAGGTCGTCAAGGTCAAGGCCAAGGCCAACGAGAAGGTCGAGGTCACCCCGGGCGACCACTTCGTCAAGATCTGCCACGACGAGCTCGAAGGGCTTCTGGGCCCGGTGGACACCTCCATCGTCTTCTCGAACCCGCGGCTGGGTCCGACCAAGATCATGATGGTCGGCCTGCAGGGCTCGGGTAAGACGACCACCACCGGCAAATTGGCCAAGTACCTGATGGAGCGCGAGGGCAAGCGGCCCCTGCTCGTGGGCGCCGACGTCTATCGTCCGGCTGCTATCGAGCAGCTTCGCCAGCTCGCCGAGCGCATCGACGTGCCGGTGCACGCTCGCGAAGGCGCCGACCCGGTCGAGGTCTGCAAAGAGGCGCTCAAGATCGCCGAGGACAAAGACCGCGACATCATCCTGTTCGACACCGCCGGCCGCCTGGCCGTCGACGACGTCCTCATGGAGGAGCTCGAGCAGATCATCGATACGACCAAGCCCGAGAACATCTTCCTGGTCGCCGACGCCATGATCGGCCAGGACGCGGTCAACACCGCCAAAGAGTTCAACGACCGCTTGGAGGTCGACGGCTTCATCATGACCAAGCTCGACGGTGACGCCCGCGGTGGTGCCGCCCTGTCGATCAAAGAGGTCACCGGCAAGCCCATCAAGTTCATCGGTGTCGGCGAGAAGCTCGACGACCTCGAGGAGTTCCGCCCCGAAGGCTTGGCCAACCGAATCCTCGGATTCGGCGACGTCATGGGCCTGATGGACCGCTTCGAGCGTACGCTGTCCGACGAGGAAGCGCAGCGCGCCGAGAAGGATGCCATGCGCATGCTCTCGGGCGAGTTCGACTTCAACGACTTCTACAACCAGCTCGAGCAGATCTCGAAGATGGGCTCGATGAGCGAGCTCATGGAGATGATGCCGTTCTTTGGCGGCGGGCTGCCCGACGACGTGGCCGTCGACGACAGCGAGCTGGGCAAGATCCGCGCGATCATCCAGTCGATGACCGACAAGGAGAAGACCAACCCGGATCTGCTGACCAAGCAGCCCAACCGGGTGCGGCGTATCGCCAAGGGCTCGGGCTCCGAGCAGGAGAAGGTCGAGCAGGTCATCCAGCAGTTCAACATGATGCGCGGCATGATGCAGCAGTTCAGCAACATGGGCGGCGGATTCTTGAACAAGATTCCGGGCTTCAAGCAGCTCAACGCCATGCGCCAGATGAAGGACATGGACATCGGCTCGCTGATGGGCGACCTTCTGGGCGGCGGCGGAGGCGGCGGACAGTCGCAAGGCGGCGGACTGCCCGGCATGGGCGGCATGAACCTGCCCCCGGGCTACACCCCGCCGAGCCACCACCGCCAGGCGATGGACGGCTCGAACTCGAAGTCGATGTCGCGCAACAAGAGAAAGCGCAAGCGCAAGAAGACTCGTCGCCGCAAGCGCAAAAAGGACGACAAGAAGTAA